A region of Clostridium acetobutylicum ATCC 824 DNA encodes the following proteins:
- the recX gene encoding recombination regulator RecX yields MEENTITKIEAQKKKKDRVNVYIDNEYSFSCNTELIYIHGLKKGKVVDLDYLQDIIEEDNYLYAKSRALSFIEKTFKTEKEIRVKLREKEFNEKIIERVIEFLRKYDFVDDSRYAELYIKERINKQGKVKIKYGLIKKGINDSIIDEKLSKYSANNENYIEAMREVALKKFNNIAKRETDKLKIKRKLSSYLLGRGYSWSEIGEVLKEIFSENN; encoded by the coding sequence TTGGAAGAAAACACTATAACTAAAATAGAAGCACAGAAGAAAAAAAAAGATAGGGTTAACGTATATATTGATAATGAATATTCATTTTCGTGTAACACTGAATTGATATATATTCATGGTTTAAAAAAAGGTAAAGTGGTTGACTTAGATTATCTTCAAGATATAATTGAAGAGGATAATTATTTATATGCTAAGAGTAGAGCCTTGAGCTTTATTGAAAAAACCTTTAAAACAGAAAAAGAAATACGGGTAAAGCTTAGAGAAAAAGAATTTAATGAAAAAATTATAGAGCGTGTAATTGAGTTTCTTAGAAAGTATGATTTTGTTGATGATTCGAGATATGCGGAACTTTATATAAAGGAAAGAATAAATAAACAAGGTAAAGTTAAGATAAAGTATGGTCTTATAAAAAAAGGAATAAATGATAGTATTATAGATGAAAAGCTAAGTAAATATTCAGCTAATAATGAAAATTATATTGAAGCAATGAGAGAAGTTGCATTAAAGAAATTTAATAACATCGCTAAAAGAGAAACGGATAAGCTTAAAATAAAAAGAAAATTAAGCAGTTACTTATTGGGACGAGGCTATTCTTGGAGTGAAATAGGTGAGGTTTTAAAGGAAATTTTTTCAGAAAATAACTAA
- a CDS encoding M16 family metallopeptidase, which produces MNNNIFDSKELNLHNGIKVISIKKETALFSLHVGVKIGSIYESNEERGASHFVEHMLFKGTKSLTNEELNKRFENLGGEYNAYTDYNCTVYSVTALYEEMTKAVELISDMIQNPSFDEKEFKKEKKVILSELNSGKDDIEDYCYTKVHEIGFSKSPLKYDTIGTKANVEGFSRNFIFDFYKKYYIPNNCFIVIVSKLEHEQVFDLVEKYFGDWNKGEVKDKDIIVEENIPKIVTSHRKDISQSSIIYMFTAYNLNRFEEAALKILNYKLGESANSILFREIRENKGLAYDIYSDLNLSKNVKTMYIYTAVNNENVKETIDSINNCIEKIKYEEKWLDDNSILLMKKVLKTSLAFTIEDTTDIGNYVLHQCMDGEDIYEFVEDMRYADTIKNEDVRKVALKVLTNPSIYVVKAKGSV; this is translated from the coding sequence ATGAATAACAATATTTTTGATTCAAAGGAATTAAATTTACATAATGGAATAAAAGTTATTTCTATAAAAAAGGAAACAGCGTTGTTTTCCTTACACGTTGGTGTTAAAATAGGGTCCATATATGAAAGCAATGAAGAAAGAGGGGCATCTCACTTTGTGGAGCACATGCTTTTTAAAGGTACTAAAAGCCTAACTAATGAGGAGTTAAATAAAAGGTTTGAGAATCTTGGAGGAGAGTATAATGCTTATACAGATTATAACTGTACAGTATATAGTGTAACTGCACTTTATGAAGAGATGACTAAGGCTGTAGAATTGATTTCAGATATGATACAAAATCCATCCTTTGATGAAAAGGAATTTAAAAAAGAAAAAAAAGTAATATTGTCAGAGTTAAACAGTGGCAAGGATGATATAGAGGATTATTGCTATACTAAAGTACATGAAATTGGATTTTCAAAAAGCCCATTAAAATATGACACAATAGGTACTAAAGCAAATGTTGAAGGTTTTAGCAGAAATTTTATCTTTGATTTTTATAAAAAGTATTATATACCTAATAATTGTTTTATAGTCATTGTGTCAAAACTTGAGCATGAGCAGGTATTTGATTTAGTAGAGAAGTACTTTGGAGATTGGAATAAAGGGGAAGTTAAGGACAAAGACATAATTGTGGAAGAAAACATACCTAAAATTGTTACAAGTCATAGGAAAGATATATCTCAAAGCAGTATAATATATATGTTTACTGCCTATAATTTAAATAGGTTCGAGGAAGCAGCTCTTAAGATACTAAATTATAAGCTAGGGGAAAGTGCAAATAGCATATTGTTTAGAGAAATAAGAGAGAATAAAGGACTTGCTTATGATATATATTCGGATCTTAACTTATCAAAAAATGTTAAAACAATGTACATTTATACAGCAGTAAATAATGAGAATGTTAAAGAAACTATCGATAGCATAAATAACTGTATTGAAAAAATAAAATATGAAGAAAAATGGCTGGATGATAATTCTATTCTACTTATGAAAAAGGTTTTAAAGACATCTCTTGCTTTTACAATAGAGGATACTACTGATATTGGAAACTATGTACTTCATCAATGTATGGATGGTGAAGATATATATGAATTTGTAGAAGATATGAGATATGCGGATACCATAAAAAATGAAGATGTAAGAAAAGTTGCCTTAAAGGTACTAACTAATCCTTCAATATATGTAGTGAAAGCAAAAGGAAGTGTGTAG